The nucleotide window ccagtacagagcccggcacacccCGGGGGTCCAGTACAGAGCCAAACAGTTAGGGGCCCGGCACGGAGCTCCGCTCCCAAGAGTCACCTAGCTGAGGGCTCCGTCCACAACGGGGGTCCGGTTTAGTACCCTGTGCACAGTAGGCGTCCAGTACAGCCCTCCCCGCACAGCGTCGGTGCTCGCGCGATATCGAAGATGACGATCGAGcgaggcctagcgggtagagcccgggcctgggagtcgggaggtcccgggttctgcttaacaaataccaacattattattattattattattattaatccccatccgccgctcgtctgccgggtgacaggtcgcttcccttctccgggcctcggtttgctcctctggaaaatggggacggaggccGGGAGACCCgagcgggacgacctgatcacctcgtatctgccccggtgcttagaacggtgcttggcgcagagtgagcgcttaacagataccatcatcattgtttttattttaagtACAATCGAACGAACTGAAtgccctgcacagggtaagcgctccataagtaggATTGAACAGAACGGTTTGCAgagggtgagcgctcaataagtacatctGAATGAACGGAACGCTCCGCCcggggtaggcgctcaataggtAGGATCGAAGGAACGGAACGCTCTGCACAGGCCGAGCGCTCGATAGATAGCACCGGGTGCCGAATCGGGGGACGGAGgggactgtgctgagcgccgaggTGGGGCGGAGCACCGGGGCGGGGGAAGCGCAGCCCAGCGACTCCCGGCCGGGCGACGGTTTGCGTCCCGGCAGGTTCGGCGACGACATTCCCGGCATGGAGGGGCTCGGGACAGGTGAGCcggggggaccccgggccgggatcacagcgggattcgaacccggctcCCTCGGCGGGACCCCGGCGCTCTCTCcgtgcccggcccctgccccttccGTGCTCCCTCCGCGTAACCCCAGTGCTCTCCCCGTGCTCCCTCCGTGCAGCCACggtgctccctctccccacatcccctcCGTGCTCCCTCGGTGCAACTCCAGTGCTCCCTCCCCATGGTCCCTCCGTGcaaccccagggctccctccctATGCTCCCTAGGTGCAACCTCAGTGCTCCCTCGGTGCAACCCCAGTGCTCCCTCCCTATGCTCCCTAGGTGCAACCTCAGTGCTCCCTCGGTGcaaccccagggctccctccctATGCTCCCTAGGTGCAACCCCAGTGCTCCATCCCTATGCTCCCTAGGTGCAACCTCAGTGCTCCCTCGGTGcaaccccagggctccctccctATGCTCCCTAGGTGCAACCTCAGTGCTCCCTCGGTGCAACCCCAGGGCTCTCTCCCTATGCTCCCTAGGTGCAACCCCAGTGCTCCCTCGGTGcaaccccagggctccctcccaGTGCTCCCTCGGTGCAACTCCAGTGCTCCCTCCCTATGCTCCCTAGGTGCAACCCCAGTGCTCCATCCCTATGCTCCCTAGGTGCAACCTCAGTGCTCCCTCGGTGcaaccccagggctccctccctATGCTCCCTAGGTGCAACCTCAGTGCTCCCTCGGTGcaaccccagggctccctccctATGCTCCCTAGGTGCAACCCCAGTGCTCCATCCCTATGCTCCCTAGGTGCAACCTCAGTGCTCCCTCGGTGcaaccccagggctccctccctATGCTCCCTAGGTGCAACCTCAGTGCTCCCTCGGTGcaaccccagggctccctccctATGCTCCCTAGGTGCAACCTCAGTGCTCCCTCGGTGcaaccccagggctccctccccGTGCTCCCTCCGTGCAACCGCAGTGCTCCCTGTCCGCTCCGCGTCCGGGGGCGGGgtgctcggggggcggggagcggagcgtggggcGCAGggtggggacgggacgggacgggaaggGACGTGTGTGACCGTGCAGACATCACCGTCATCTGCCCGTGGGAGGCGTTCAGCCACCTGGAGCTGCACGAGCTGGCGCAGTTCGGCATCATCTGAGCCGCCCGGaggcgcgggccccgcccccctccgacaCCGACCAATCAGACCGCGCCCCTCGACAACAACGACCAATCAGACCGCGTCGTCCGCCGCAGGCCGCGCCCTTCCGCGCGCCGCGCCCTCCCCGCAGCGACCAATCGGGCCGCGCCGCCCCCCGcgagccccgccccctgcgcgAGCCACGCCCCTCAAAACACCGACCAATCGGGCCGCGCCATCCGACGACAGGGGACACGCCCCCTTCGAGCCGCGCCCCTCCGCACCGACCAATCAGACCGCTCCACCCGGCTCGAGCCACGTCCCCTCCTCAAACCACGCCCCTCGAAACACCGACCCATCAGGGCGCGCCACGCCCCCTCGCGGTCCAATCAGACCGCTCCATCCGACTCGAGCCACGCCCCTCCCGCACCGACCAATCAGACCGCGCCCCCTCCCGCTGACCACGCCCCTCGGCAGGGCCACGCCCGTTTcgcacctctccccgccccctccgcaaGGCCCCCAGACAAagcttgtttcattcattcattcactcactcattcattcactcatccattcattcattcattcactcacttattcattcactcactcactcatccattcattcgctcattcattcattcactcactcactcatccattcattcattcactcactcatccattcattcactcatacactcactcatccattcattcattcactcattcattcattcactcactcatccattcattcattcactcactcactcattcactcactcattcat belongs to Ornithorhynchus anatinus isolate Pmale09 chromosome 2, mOrnAna1.pri.v4, whole genome shotgun sequence and includes:
- the LOC103166085 gene encoding retinal cone rhodopsin-sensitive cGMP 3',5'-cyclic phosphodiesterase subunit gamma is translated as MSEAAASSQGPSTPRRGPPKFKQRQTRQFKSKPPKRGVKGFGDDIPGMEGLGTDITVICPWEAFSHLELHELAQFGII